A part of Chanos chanos chromosome 9, fChaCha1.1, whole genome shotgun sequence genomic DNA contains:
- the colgalt2b gene encoding procollagen galactosyltransferase 2 isoform X1 — protein MPAAGVLSVGVLYTLLTALIPSNSADLVTLVQEPVKPESSLLKPKVMIAILARNAAHSLPHYLGCIDKLDYPKERIAIWAATDHSVDNTTAMLREWLKQAQRRYHYVEWRPMEEPRSYTDEWGPKHWPPSRFNHVMKLRQAALKAARERWADYILFADCDNLLTNPKILDLMMAENLTLVAPMLESRSLYSNFWCGMTPQGYYKRTPDYQPIREWRRLGCFPVPMVHSTYLLDLRRSASRELAFYPPHPDYSWAFDDIMVFAFSARQAAVQMYICNREHYGFLPVPLKAQQSVEDEEESFTHTITEALIDHRITASEYMYAPPKARDKMEFDEIFLINLKRRQDRRQRMLSTLDALGLEVTLVDAVDGKALNSSQLQALGIDMMPGYKDPYSGRVLTRGEIGCFLSHHSTWLQVVERGLQRVLVLEDDVRFEPRFKRRMKAIMDDIEKAQLDWDLIYVGRKRMQVQQPERAVENVNNLVEADYSYWTLGYALSLQGARKLLRAQPFGKMLPVDEFLPVMFNKHPNADYMAHFEPRDLRAFSVEPLLLYPTHYTGEPGYFSDTETSTIWDDEAVSTDWDRQHARKTRQQGRIQQVAQNTVTGETPPPAARASRDEL, from the exons ATGCCGGCTGCCGGAGTGTTGAGTGTCGGTGTGCTCTACACGCTGCTAACCGCACTTATACCAAGTAATTCTGCGGATCTGGTGACTTTAGTACAGGAACCGGTCAAACCTGAATCTTCACTCTTGAAACCCAAAGTAATGATCGCCATTCTGGCTCGCAACGCAGCACACAGTCTTCCACACTACCTGGGCTGCATCGATAAACTGGACTACCCGAAGGAGCGGATTGCTATCTg GGCAGCCACTGACCACAGTGTGGACAATACTACTGCTATGCTTAGAGAATGGCTGAAACAGGCTCAGAGACGCTATCATTATGTGGAATGGAGACCTATGGAAGAGCCAAG GTCCTACACAGATGAGTGGGGGCCCAAGCACTGGCCCCCGTCACGTTTTAACCATGTAATGAAGTTACGACAGGCTGCTCTGAAGGCAGCGAGAGAGCGCTGGGCAGATTATATCCTG tttgCTGACTGTGATAACCTCCTGACTAATCCTAAAATATTGGACTTGATGATGGCGGAGAACTTGACGTTGGTGGCACCCATGTTGGAGTCACGATCTCTTTACTCCAACTTCTGGTGTGGCATGACCCCTCAG GGTTACTATAAGCGTACGCCGGATTACCAGCCCATTCGGGAGTGGAGGAGACTGGGTTGTTTCCCTGTTCCCATGGTGCATTCCACCTATTTGCTGGACCTCCGGCGCAGTGCCTCTCGAGAGCTGGCCTTTTACCCTCCTCACCCTGACTACAGCTGGGCCTTTGACGACATCATGGTCTTTGCCTTCTCCGCACGCCAAGCAG ctgTACAGATGTATATTTGTAACAGAGAGCATTATGGGTTCCTACCTGTGCCACTGAAAGCACAGCAAAGtgtggaggatgaagaggagagtttcacacacaccatcactgagGCACTCA TCGATCACAGGATTACGGCCTCTGAATACATGTACGCTCCCCCAAAAGCTCGGGACAAGATGGAGTTTGATGAG atcttttTGATCAATCTGAAGCGTAGGCAGGACCGTAGGCAGAGGATGTTGAGTACGTTGGATGCTTTGGGATTGGAGGTCACCCTGGTGGATGCAGTGGATGGAAA ggctctGAACTCATCTCAGCTGCAGGCTCTGGGTATCGATATGATGCCAGGCTATAAGGACCCATACTCTGGCCGGGTTCTGACCCGTGGAGAGATCGGCTGTTTTCTCAGTCACCACTCCACTTGGCTACAG GTGGTGGAACGGGGTCTCCAGCGCGTTCTGGTTCTGGAGGACGACGTCAGGTTTGAGCCCAGATTTAAGAGACGGATGAAGGCCATTATGGATGATATAGAGAAGGCCCAGTTGGACTGGGATCTGAT ATATGTGGGGCGTAAGCGAATGCAGGTGCAGCAGCCGGAGCGGGCGGTGGAGAACGTGAATAACCTGGTGGAGGCAGACTACTCCTACTGGACTCTAGGATATGCCCTGTCTCTACAGGGAGCCCGAAAACTGCTCCGAGCTCAGCCGTTTGGCAAGATGCTTCCGGTGGATGAATTCCTGCCGGTCATGTTCAACAAGCACCCAAA cgcgGACTACATGGCGCATTTTGAACCACGCGATCTTCGTGCTTTTTCGGTGGAACCTCTGCTCCTCTACCCGACGCACTACACGGGAGAGCCCGGTTACTTTAGCGATACGGAAACCTCCACCATCTGGGACGATGAGGCGGTGAGCACCGACTGGGACCGGCAGCACGCCCGCAAGACGCGACAGCAAGGCCGCATCCAGCAGGTGGCCCAAAACACCGTCACGGGGGAGACGCCGCCCCCCGCGGCCCGGGCCTCGCGAGACGAACTCTGA
- the colgalt2b gene encoding procollagen galactosyltransferase 2 isoform X2, which produces MIAILARNAAHSLPHYLGCIDKLDYPKERIAIWAATDHSVDNTTAMLREWLKQAQRRYHYVEWRPMEEPRSYTDEWGPKHWPPSRFNHVMKLRQAALKAARERWADYILFADCDNLLTNPKILDLMMAENLTLVAPMLESRSLYSNFWCGMTPQGYYKRTPDYQPIREWRRLGCFPVPMVHSTYLLDLRRSASRELAFYPPHPDYSWAFDDIMVFAFSARQAAVQMYICNREHYGFLPVPLKAQQSVEDEEESFTHTITEALSKITASEYMYAPPKARDKMEFDEIFLINLKRRQDRRQRMLSTLDALGLEVTLVDAVDGKALNSSQLQALGIDMMPGYKDPYSGRVLTRGEIGCFLSHHSTWLQVVERGLQRVLVLEDDVRFEPRFKRRMKAIMDDIEKAQLDWDLIYVGRKRMQVQQPERAVENVNNLVEADYSYWTLGYALSLQGARKLLRAQPFGKMLPVDEFLPVMFNKHPNADYMAHFEPRDLRAFSVEPLLLYPTHYTGEPGYFSDTETSTIWDDEAVSTDWDRQHARKTRQQGRIQQVAQNTVTGETPPPAARASRDEL; this is translated from the exons ATGATCGCCATTCTGGCTCGCAACGCAGCACACAGTCTTCCACACTACCTGGGCTGCATCGATAAACTGGACTACCCGAAGGAGCGGATTGCTATCTg GGCAGCCACTGACCACAGTGTGGACAATACTACTGCTATGCTTAGAGAATGGCTGAAACAGGCTCAGAGACGCTATCATTATGTGGAATGGAGACCTATGGAAGAGCCAAG GTCCTACACAGATGAGTGGGGGCCCAAGCACTGGCCCCCGTCACGTTTTAACCATGTAATGAAGTTACGACAGGCTGCTCTGAAGGCAGCGAGAGAGCGCTGGGCAGATTATATCCTG tttgCTGACTGTGATAACCTCCTGACTAATCCTAAAATATTGGACTTGATGATGGCGGAGAACTTGACGTTGGTGGCACCCATGTTGGAGTCACGATCTCTTTACTCCAACTTCTGGTGTGGCATGACCCCTCAG GGTTACTATAAGCGTACGCCGGATTACCAGCCCATTCGGGAGTGGAGGAGACTGGGTTGTTTCCCTGTTCCCATGGTGCATTCCACCTATTTGCTGGACCTCCGGCGCAGTGCCTCTCGAGAGCTGGCCTTTTACCCTCCTCACCCTGACTACAGCTGGGCCTTTGACGACATCATGGTCTTTGCCTTCTCCGCACGCCAAGCAG ctgTACAGATGTATATTTGTAACAGAGAGCATTATGGGTTCCTACCTGTGCCACTGAAAGCACAGCAAAGtgtggaggatgaagaggagagtttcacacacaccatcactgagGCACTCAGTaa GATTACGGCCTCTGAATACATGTACGCTCCCCCAAAAGCTCGGGACAAGATGGAGTTTGATGAG atcttttTGATCAATCTGAAGCGTAGGCAGGACCGTAGGCAGAGGATGTTGAGTACGTTGGATGCTTTGGGATTGGAGGTCACCCTGGTGGATGCAGTGGATGGAAA ggctctGAACTCATCTCAGCTGCAGGCTCTGGGTATCGATATGATGCCAGGCTATAAGGACCCATACTCTGGCCGGGTTCTGACCCGTGGAGAGATCGGCTGTTTTCTCAGTCACCACTCCACTTGGCTACAG GTGGTGGAACGGGGTCTCCAGCGCGTTCTGGTTCTGGAGGACGACGTCAGGTTTGAGCCCAGATTTAAGAGACGGATGAAGGCCATTATGGATGATATAGAGAAGGCCCAGTTGGACTGGGATCTGAT ATATGTGGGGCGTAAGCGAATGCAGGTGCAGCAGCCGGAGCGGGCGGTGGAGAACGTGAATAACCTGGTGGAGGCAGACTACTCCTACTGGACTCTAGGATATGCCCTGTCTCTACAGGGAGCCCGAAAACTGCTCCGAGCTCAGCCGTTTGGCAAGATGCTTCCGGTGGATGAATTCCTGCCGGTCATGTTCAACAAGCACCCAAA cgcgGACTACATGGCGCATTTTGAACCACGCGATCTTCGTGCTTTTTCGGTGGAACCTCTGCTCCTCTACCCGACGCACTACACGGGAGAGCCCGGTTACTTTAGCGATACGGAAACCTCCACCATCTGGGACGATGAGGCGGTGAGCACCGACTGGGACCGGCAGCACGCCCGCAAGACGCGACAGCAAGGCCGCATCCAGCAGGTGGCCCAAAACACCGTCACGGGGGAGACGCCGCCCCCCGCGGCCCGGGCCTCGCGAGACGAACTCTGA
- the LOC115820718 gene encoding putative C->U-editing enzyme APOBEC-4: MWVQVSSCRGCLECPQHIHTDANTLVSFSEFCQAFGFPSGPAGANTLLLFYELWSQNGVLVQKGRASDCPHLGYHPETVLFGPHGYLFSVLEEHEEVSSILLYSNYTPCMEPPNWCVDSVLNFLERHPWIRLDLFFSQLHNPQNPQNQAGLRSLASLWPRVTLSPLSGNAWGALIRRFVKDAPPSATRDPLPLGRTAADRLNATRLSAITGIGPAFMDLTPREDTRPGAPRAKAQPLILLPPPHLHTRRIHTPARQEPASPRPRPQRPLLRPINVVRHVRMPPPRPVQLTPPLESSTPPPLLLPGRVVEVVQLVDKEAETDSSSKRSSKRGWFKFRKTK; encoded by the exons ATGTGGGTCCAGGTGAGTTCCTGCCGTGGGTGCTTAGAGTGCCcccagcacatacacacagacgcaaacacccTCGTCTCGTTCTCCGAGTTCTGCCAAGCCTTCGGATTCCCAAGCGGCCCCGCCGGAGCCAACACGCTGCTGCTTTTCTATGAGCTCTGGAGCCAAAATGGCGTCCTGGTGCAGAAAGGAAGAGCTAGTGACTGCCCACATCTTGGCTATCACCCCGAAACCGTGCTGTTTGGCCCACATGG GTAcctgttctctgtcttggaGGAGCACGAGGAGGTGAGCTCCATTCTGCTCTATTCTAACTACACACCATGTATGGAGCCTCCAAACTGGTGTGTTGACAGTGTGCTGAATTTTCTTGAGCGCCATCCCTGGATCCGACTGGATCTGTTCTTTTCCCAACTCCACAACCCCCAGAACCCACAGAACCAAGCCGGTTTACGTAGCCTGGCATCTCTGTGGCCTCGCGTcaccctctcccccctctctggCAACGCCTGGGGGGCGCTCATTCGTCGCTTCGTAAAGGACGCCCCTCCGTCCGCTACCCGCGACCCCTTGCCGCTGGGGAGAACGGCCGCGGACCGGCTCAACGCTACCCGACTCTCCGCCATCACGGGCATAGGCCCAGCTTTCATGGATCTGACCCCTAGAGAGGACACCCGTCCTGGGGCTCCCAGAGCTAAGGCACAGCCTCTGATTCTGCTCCCCCCGCCGCACCTCCACACCCGCAGGATACACACGCCGGCCAGGCAGGAGCCTGCTTCACCACGGCCCCGTCCACAAAGACCCCTCCTCCGCCCGATCAACGTGGTCAGGCACGTACGGATGCCTCCACCCAGACCGGTCCAACTCACACCCCCCCTTGAGTCCTCCACGCCACCCCCTCTCCTGCTGCCGGGGAGAGTGGTGGAGGTAGTGCAGCTGGTGGATAAGGAGGCTGAAACTGATTCTTCATCAAAGAGGAGCAGCAAGAGGGGCTGGTTTAAGTTCAGGAAGACGAAATAG